Proteins from a genomic interval of Plodia interpunctella isolate USDA-ARS_2022_Savannah chromosome 20, ilPloInte3.2, whole genome shotgun sequence:
- the LOC128678712 gene encoding FMRFamide-related peptides-like has protein sequence MRCSRSVVLIALWLVVGTASIPVRRSPDLEARRRSAIDRSMIRFGRSYPPEVSAADIREALQPPVRRGNSFLRFGRSQQPSLTADELVSLLRTYEEDYDTSKRSPSFLRLGRNPSFVRLGRSNDKGNYEQSAELLVSGYPQRNSRARDHFIRLGRDSEEVEKVETEEEEERRKRSVECNGCEA, from the exons ATGAGGTGTTCTCGTAGCGTGGTGCTAATTGCGCTGTGGCTGGTGGTGGGTACAGCTTCGATTCCCGTCAGGCGCTCACCAGACTTGGAGGCGCGGCGCAGGAGTGCTATTGATCGCAGTATGATTAG ATTTGGAAGATCGTATCCGCCAGAAGTGTCGGCAGCAGATATAAGAGAAGCCCTCCAACCGCCGGTCCGTCGAGGAAACAGCTTCCTCCGCTTCGGAAGGTCACAACAACCTTCTTTGACTGCTGATGAGCTGGTCTCCCTTCTTAGAACCTATGAAGAAGACTACGATACATCAAAACGATCACCAAGCTTCCTCAGACTGGGTAGAAACCCCAGTTTTGTAAGACTCGGCCGTTCTAATGATAAGGGCAATTATGAGCAATCTGCTGAGCTGTTGGTAAGCGGTTACCCTCAGAGGAACAGCAGAGCTAGAGACCACTTCATCAGACTCGGCAGGGACAGTGAAGAAGTTGAGAAGGTCGAAACAGAAGAAGAGGAAGAGAGAAGGAAAAGGTCGGTGGAATGCAATGGATGTGAGGcgtaa